The Nerophis lumbriciformis linkage group LG05, RoL_Nlum_v2.1, whole genome shotgun sequence genome contains a region encoding:
- the trmt10b gene encoding tRNA methyltransferase 10 homolog B isoform X2 produces the protein MAEGSSDWSEKQADEASELMELLRIDVQEKEEDLQDTPERNQAHCSKNVMRKQRHWQRQLAAKKSKRKEEKLRKKFNRESTSPQLSKRVMKAISRERLTEARCSGVKVCIDLSMTHSMSDKEVSRLAAQLRRLYGSNKQALRPFHLFLTDLREDSRLFSECVRMNAGFLHYSMEITQQSCLDIFPAQSLVYLSPDAEQVLERVEQDKVYVLGGLVDESIQKMLSLSRAKELGVHVVRLPIDEYMQKKHNDKNFHSKILAINQVLDIMLTLYDTGSWTQALNKWFPQGKGYVVAPHCQDSISHDPLLQRHSGLNF, from the exons ATGGCTGAGGGTTCGTCAGACTGGAGTGAAAAGCAAGCAGATGAAGCTTCAGAGCTGATGGAGCTGCTTCGCATCGACGtgcaggagaaggaggaggatctTCAGGACACACCTGAGAGAAACCAAGCACACTGTTCA AAGAATGTGATGAGGAAGCAGCGACACTGGCAGAGGCAGCTGGCGGCTAAAAAGAGCAAAAGGAAAGAGGAGAAACTAAGAAAGAAGTTCAACCGAGAGTCTA CGTCCCCTCAGCTTAGCAAGCGGGTCATGAAGGCCATCAGCAGAGAGCGATTAACTGAGGCTCGTTGCAGCGGCGTCAAAGTGTGTATCGACCTCAGCATGACACACTCCATGTCTGACAAG GAGGTCAGTAGACTTGCGGCTCAGTTACGGAGACTCTACGGATCCAACAAGCAGGCATTGCGACCCTTCCACCTGTTCCTGACGGACCTGAGAGAGGACAGTCGCCTCTTCAGCGAGTGTGTTCGCATGAATGCCGGCTTCCTGCATTACTCT ATGGAAATCACGCAGCAGAGCTGTCTGGACATTTTCCCTGCACAAAGTCTTGTGTACCTCTCACCAGACGCTGAACAAG TGTTGGAGCGTGTAGAGCAGGACAAGGTCTACGTTCTTGGAGGGCTTGTGGACGAAAGCATCCAGAAG ATGTTGAGCCTCAGTCGAGCCAAGGAACTTGGCGTCCACGTGGTGAGGCTCCCCATCGACGAGTACATGCAGAAGAAGCACAACGACAAGAACTTCCACTCCAAGATTCTGGCCATCAATCAAG TGTTGGACATCATGCTGACGTTGTACGACACGGGCAGTTGGACACAAGCTCTGAACAAGTGGTTCCCTCAGGGAAAGGGTTATGTGGTGGCACCACACTGTCAGGACTCCATTTCCCATGATCCTCTGCTGCAACGTCATTCCGGCTTAAATTTTTGA
- the trmt10b gene encoding tRNA methyltransferase 10 homolog B isoform X3, translating into MELLRIDVQEKEEDLQDTPERNQAHCSKNVMRKQRHWQRQLAAKKSKRKEEKLRKKFNRESTSPQLSKRVMKAISRERLTEARCSGVKVCIDLSMTHSMSDKEVSRLAAQLRRLYGSNKQALRPFHLFLTDLREDSRLFSECVRMNAGFLHYSMEITQQSCLDIFPAQSLVYLSPDAEQVLERVEQDKVYVLGGLVDESIQKMLSLSRAKELGVHVVRLPIDEYMQKKHNDKNFHSKILAINQVLDIMLTLYDTGSWTQALNKWFPQGKGYVVAPHCQDSISHDPLLQRHSGLNF; encoded by the exons ATGGAGCTGCTTCGCATCGACGtgcaggagaaggaggaggatctTCAGGACACACCTGAGAGAAACCAAGCACACTGTTCA AAGAATGTGATGAGGAAGCAGCGACACTGGCAGAGGCAGCTGGCGGCTAAAAAGAGCAAAAGGAAAGAGGAGAAACTAAGAAAGAAGTTCAACCGAGAGTCTA CGTCCCCTCAGCTTAGCAAGCGGGTCATGAAGGCCATCAGCAGAGAGCGATTAACTGAGGCTCGTTGCAGCGGCGTCAAAGTGTGTATCGACCTCAGCATGACACACTCCATGTCTGACAAG GAGGTCAGTAGACTTGCGGCTCAGTTACGGAGACTCTACGGATCCAACAAGCAGGCATTGCGACCCTTCCACCTGTTCCTGACGGACCTGAGAGAGGACAGTCGCCTCTTCAGCGAGTGTGTTCGCATGAATGCCGGCTTCCTGCATTACTCT ATGGAAATCACGCAGCAGAGCTGTCTGGACATTTTCCCTGCACAAAGTCTTGTGTACCTCTCACCAGACGCTGAACAAG TGTTGGAGCGTGTAGAGCAGGACAAGGTCTACGTTCTTGGAGGGCTTGTGGACGAAAGCATCCAGAAG ATGTTGAGCCTCAGTCGAGCCAAGGAACTTGGCGTCCACGTGGTGAGGCTCCCCATCGACGAGTACATGCAGAAGAAGCACAACGACAAGAACTTCCACTCCAAGATTCTGGCCATCAATCAAG TGTTGGACATCATGCTGACGTTGTACGACACGGGCAGTTGGACACAAGCTCTGAACAAGTGGTTCCCTCAGGGAAAGGGTTATGTGGTGGCACCACACTGTCAGGACTCCATTTCCCATGATCCTCTGCTGCAACGTCATTCCGGCTTAAATTTTTGA
- the trmt10b gene encoding tRNA methyltransferase 10 homolog B isoform X4, with translation MRKQRHWQRQLAAKKSKRKEEKLRKKFNRESTSPQLSKRVMKAISRERLTEARCSGVKVCIDLSMTHSMSDKEVSRLAAQLRRLYGSNKQALRPFHLFLTDLREDSRLFSECVRMNAGFLHYSMEITQQSCLDIFPAQSLVYLSPDAEQVLERVEQDKVYVLGGLVDESIQKMLSLSRAKELGVHVVRLPIDEYMQKKHNDKNFHSKILAINQVLDIMLTLYDTGSWTQALNKWFPQGKGYVVAPHCQDSISHDPLLQRHSGLNF, from the exons ATGAGGAAGCAGCGACACTGGCAGAGGCAGCTGGCGGCTAAAAAGAGCAAAAGGAAAGAGGAGAAACTAAGAAAGAAGTTCAACCGAGAGTCTA CGTCCCCTCAGCTTAGCAAGCGGGTCATGAAGGCCATCAGCAGAGAGCGATTAACTGAGGCTCGTTGCAGCGGCGTCAAAGTGTGTATCGACCTCAGCATGACACACTCCATGTCTGACAAG GAGGTCAGTAGACTTGCGGCTCAGTTACGGAGACTCTACGGATCCAACAAGCAGGCATTGCGACCCTTCCACCTGTTCCTGACGGACCTGAGAGAGGACAGTCGCCTCTTCAGCGAGTGTGTTCGCATGAATGCCGGCTTCCTGCATTACTCT ATGGAAATCACGCAGCAGAGCTGTCTGGACATTTTCCCTGCACAAAGTCTTGTGTACCTCTCACCAGACGCTGAACAAG TGTTGGAGCGTGTAGAGCAGGACAAGGTCTACGTTCTTGGAGGGCTTGTGGACGAAAGCATCCAGAAG ATGTTGAGCCTCAGTCGAGCCAAGGAACTTGGCGTCCACGTGGTGAGGCTCCCCATCGACGAGTACATGCAGAAGAAGCACAACGACAAGAACTTCCACTCCAAGATTCTGGCCATCAATCAAG TGTTGGACATCATGCTGACGTTGTACGACACGGGCAGTTGGACACAAGCTCTGAACAAGTGGTTCCCTCAGGGAAAGGGTTATGTGGTGGCACCACACTGTCAGGACTCCATTTCCCATGATCCTCTGCTGCAACGTCATTCCGGCTTAAATTTTTGA
- the cxcl19 gene encoding C-X-C motif chemokine 19, giving the protein MKICTLLTFGSMLALVCGMPPLSRDYNTHCRCLQFETRVIPPDSLRSIRLVSEGPHCTNAEVIAILANGQRICLDPQSSWVKKLVHFVLEKQRHQRGDVQRPRVPV; this is encoded by the exons ATGAAGATCTGCACCTTGCTCACATTCGGCAGCATGCTCGCCCTCGTTTGCG GCATGCCACCCCTGAGCCGTGACTACAACACACACTGCCGCTGCCTGCAGTTCGAGACCAGGGTCATACCACCGGACAGCCTGCGGAGCATCAGGCTGGTGTCTGAAGGGCCACACTGCACCAACGCGGAGGTCAT AGCCATCCTGGCGAATGGCCAGCGGATCTGTCTGGACCCTCAGTCCTCGTGGGTCAAGAAGTTGGTCCACTTTGttctggagaagcagcgacaTCAGAGGGGGGATGTGCAACGCCCCCGAGTTCCAGTTTGA